The DNA region TGGTGCACGTGGTGTCACCATGTTTGACGAGGAAATAATTAACGACTTGCATTAGGTCGTTCCtactcttcttttctttttagatctGATTGTTAGGTATTGCTTGTGCTGTGAGTTCGTAACaacatctcttttttttgtcactgtaACAATATCTCTTCTTGAATGACAATTATGTTTCTAATATTTCATCAACTCAGGCGTCAAAGTTTTAAACGTTTAACATGGTTTGGTTATGAAACTAAAAACCTAGTGTTAATCAAACTTTTCTCGATGAACAGTTACTTTGAAAAGATAGGGGAATGTATGTCGAAAGAATGTCGTGGAAACTGGAACAGAGAAGGGAGGACAGTGTACTATCTTGGTTTGTGATATAAggtttaataaaaatgatttgatcAATGTCATAGTgtacttatttttttgttcgCATATCCAAATATAAGTTCAAATTAAACGTGGTTGAAATGGAATAGTGAAAAGATTATTAGAAATGATTTGTAATATAGAGTGGGGCCAAACCATATCAAAATGTTATGTGGTGATTGTATGATTATTAAACAaatctttcaaaattttgaaaaactaacACACCTCTCGTTGTACAAGATGAGACCCACAAGCCGAATGAACATACATAAAAAATTCATTAGCAGTAGTAGATGATCGGGATATGAAAGCGAGAGAAGGAAAGTTCATGGCTCTCGTTGGAATTGCTCTTTTCAGAAGCTTTCAAAGTGTTAAGAGATTACAAAGGTAAGAACCTGTAGTTTTGTTTCTCATTTTGTAACAATTTATATTAAGTTTATTCAAGGTTTCATCTCTCCAGTAATGAGTTCCACGAGCACCACTCCGAAGCTATAGACATCACTTTTGTCGGTGAACTGGCTAGACTGGAAGTATTCCGGATCCACATACCCAACTGTACCTGAAACTACAGTTGTATGGTGGGTATGATCAACCGTTACCGATCTTGAAGTGCCAAAATCAGCCACTTTAGCTCGATATTCTTCGTCCAACATTATGTTTGTGGATTTGACATCTCTATGAAAAATTGGTGATGCTGCTGCTGAGTGGAGATATGAAAGGGCTCCAGCAATATCTATGACAATGCGCAAACGCATTTCCCAAGTAGTCATCGCAGACTCATCAAACTCACCATGAAGATGCTCGAAAAGATTACCATTAGAAATAAACTCATAAACTAGAAGAGGCACTTCTGTCTCAAGGCAACAACCTATGAGTTTCTCGATGTTTCTGTGGTTGATCTGCTATAGAATTACGACTTCGTTAATGAACTCTTCAAGCTTGTCTTCATCCACAACTGTAGATTTTTTCACAGCTACGATTCTACCATCTACTAGCATTCCTTTATACACGGTACCCTGGCCACCTTGTCCAAGGACTCTAGTTGAACTGAAATTTTCAGTAGCTTTCTCTAGCTCTTTCGAGGTGAATACTTTTGTCTTCTCGATGCTGCCTTCAGTTGGTGTCAACGGTTGTTTCAATTAAAAACCTCCATTACATTTGAACAACTTTTTTTGAGGTTGATCTTCCTTtgctttttaataaatttgtatgaCCACAAAGTTATACCGGAAATGATCAGCACACCAAAACCTGTACATAGTGCTGGAAACCCAcaagaaattttgaaaagcGTACTTAATTTGTGTACCACTCAGATAACAACAGAAAATATACAATAGATGATGTATCAATTTGGATATAAATTGGATGATGACTTTACCTATAGTAATTAGCACAGTCTTGTTTTTCTTGACTACGCACTTGTAGTCTCCTGGAGTATTCACACAAGTGCCTCCTTGTTGTCTGCAATAATTATCTTCCTCGAGTTGGCACTCATCCATATCTAGATGAATAACGTCATGGAAGTGTAATCAGATACCAAAGAtctctgatatatatataatataggtGTTACTTGGTTGTTTTCATTCATTATGATTTGCTTATGCTACCATCCATATAGGACTTGTTAGGCTGACATGATATTTACATTACATAGGGAAAAGAAGAAATAATTACTAACCTTTACATCCACCCATAAGATATGGGTTACCTGTATAACCATTATACATGTGCATCCTACATTGCTGCTCCGATCATCTGTATTCGAGCATCCGCAATGATTAATGCTATCGATGTAGTCCCCCATTTCATGATCTGCGCAGCCGAAGGAGCTGGTAAAAGAGAGATTTGTCTTCTGAATGGCCCACCTTAATTTAAGTATAACATATTGCCTATCATAAAACCATTGCGGATCAGTAAATTTGGCCATCGGTGCTGGTCGGTCTTGAGTTTCGTCTGTTAAGAAAGCCACTCGACACTTTCTCTCTCTTGTTATGTTACTCAAAAATTCCTCCATACTGATACCGACTATCTGTCCAATCCCACTAGGTGGGTCTGCTTGGCAGCATTTGTTACCACGGCAGCTTGTATCATGACTGATCTTTTTTGGTTCACAAGTCAAGATGCATCCCACCAATGTGGGCTCAAGATGTGTCAAGGTGGCCTTGTAGTTGCAGCCAATAGCTAGGAAGGTGTTGGAACGGCCAATGGTAAACGGGGAGCCAGTAAAATTCAAAGGCTCACCAAACTTTATTTCATCGTTGGTATTGGAACATCCCATGGAAGTTATGTTGGTTTTGATGCGAAGTGACCCATAATTATCGCCATCACTACTAGTTGGTTCCGGCAGAGAGATGTTCACAACTTCTTTGTTAATCTTTGGTAGATAGGGTACACGGTCTCTGAAAGTGGAATTGTTGTATTGAATTGTAAACTATTCGTTGAGGTAGCAACCCTTTCCGATCCAGAAAGGATAGGGTATCGAGATGTTTCTGCAGTGGCTTCGACAAGAAGATATCGAAGTGGTGAGATTAGCTGAAGCAAGAATCAAGACAAGTAGTAGTGAGAAATGGGACCAGAATAGTAGCGCAgacttcatatttttttttctgtcttcaATGTTTGCTCTTACAGCTTCCTAGCAAGTGCAAGCTTGAACTTCTACCTCACTGATTTTGGATTCCTACAATGCTTCAACCAATCAACATTCCCTTGTTACCTAACGTTCATGGTAGTCCTTTTTTTTGGCTATATCGTCAATTGACTTTGGTTTAATTGTGAAAAGTCTTTTTGAAGATATAACATAATCCATAATTGAATATTCTACCTAACTCCATTAATGTGCGAGCTCTTACAGTActgttaaaagttttttttctgataAGAGAAGTAATTGCTCAAATTTTGCTCTTACAACTACTCCCTACCAAGTATCAAGCGCTAACTCAAACTTTATTACCGTGGGCAGTCAAGCAAACAATAACATTCTTGAGATTTTTTTGTTCTGTGGTGTCGATTAACAATGAGATGTATGTAGGTCCGTCCACGTAGTCATGACATACAATCAGAATCAATCTACCTCATTGAGCAAAGCTTTTCTTCTCCAAAACTTGAATTTCTACAATTCTACCCAAAGTTCACAgtagtttttattttctctaaatatttcaaacttAATTGACTTGACACATAGCATAAAAACAATCCAGTTTCGATTGACATGATTCGGTtatcctctatatattatttgtgaaataattTGACTCATGACATCATCACATTTAACTTCAACAAAAAATGACATgacttacaaaaaaatatgatatgacattaatttaattatgaaatgTGCAATTTTccttatataaatttataattttggtaagactttttaaatatgacaatggttataaattcatatatcatcattaatattaactttctatatatattattttgacataatatgaaaatatataataactcatatatttctatttaatattgaaaatttataaatatatttctttttaatattacaattttaggaatgttatttagattttatgttttgaaaattatatatctaacaaagtaaccaaaataaaaatagttccAAGATTATAATTgtgaaatatatacataaatttataaattaaagataaataaaaaattattcatctgtatcttaattttacatataattaaaaatctatttaaaaataaattaaatttatataaccaAAATCTAAAGTGTAAATCCAACTTATCTGGATCAAGTATAATTCTAAAAAGGTGTGGGATGTATTTCgtaagaaattataaatatagggactaaaatgtaatttttgaaaacatacATCTCTCTCAGATAAGATAATAAACCCTAAAGAAGTTGACTCAGTTTGAGACAAATCCTCTCCCacctcaaaaaataaaataaaaaaaccgaACCTTTTTACGATGAACAACGTCGAATCCGCACAAAAACCAACGGATGACGACAAAGTCTGCGGGGAGTGCAAGTCGAANNNNNNNNNNNNNNNNNNNNNNNNNNNNNNNNNNNNNNNNNNNNNNNNNNNNNNNNNNNNNNNNNNNNNNNNNNNNNNNNNNNNNNNNNNNNNNNNNNNNCATCACTACTAGTTGGTTCCGGCAGAGAGATGTTCACAACTTCTTTGTTAATCTTTGGTAGATAGGGTACACGGTCTCTGAAAGTGGAATTGTTGTATTGAATTGTAAACTATTCGTTGAGGTAGCAACCCTTTCCGATCCAGAAAGGATAGGGTATCGAGATGTTTCTGCAGTGGCTTCGACAAGAAGATATCGAAGTGGTGAGATTAGCTGAAGCAAGAATCAAGACAAGTAGTAGTGAGAAATGGGACCAGAATAGTAGCGCAgacttcatatttttttttctgtcttcaATGTTTGCTCTTACAGCTTCCTAGCAAGTGCAAGCTTGAACTTCTACCTCACTGATTTTGGATTCCTACAATGCTTCAACCAATCAACATTCCCTTGTTACCTAACGTTCATGGTAGTCCTTTTTTTTGGCTATATCGTCAATTGACTTTGGTTTAATTGTGAAAAGTCTTTTTGAAGATATAACATAATCCATAATTGAATATTCTACCTAACTCCATTAATGTGCGAGCTCTTACAGTActgttaaaagttttttttctgataAGAGAAGTAATTGCTCAAATTTTGCTCTTACAACTACTCCCTACCAAGTATCAAGCGCTAACTCAAACTTTATTACCGTGGGCAGTCAAGCAAACAATAACATTCTTGAGATTTTTTTGTTCTGTGGTGTCGATTAACAATGAGATGTATGTAGGTCCGTCCACGTAGTCATGACATACAATCAGAATCAATCTACCTCATTGAGCAAAGCTTTTCTTCTCCAAAACTTGAATTTCTACAATTCTACCCAAAGTTCACAgtagtttttattttctctaaatatttcaaacttAATTGACTTGACACATAGCATAAAAACAATCCAGTTTCGATTGACATGATTCGGTtatcctctatatattatttgtgaaataattTGACTCATGACATCATCACATTTAACTTCAACAAAAAATGACATgacttacaaaaaaatatgatatgacattaatttaattatgaaatgTGCAATTTTccttatataaatttataattttggtaagactttttaaatatgacaatggttataaattcatatatcatcattaatattaactttctatatatatttattttgacataattatgaaaatatattaataactcatatatttctatttaatattgaaaatttataaatatatttctttttaatattacaaattttaggaatgttatttagatttatgttttgaaaattatatatctaacaaagtaaccaaaataaaaatagttccaagattataatttgaaatatatacataaatattattaaattaaagattaaataaaaaattattcattgtatcttaatttttacatataatttaaaatctatttaaaaataaataaatttatataaccaAAAATCTAAAGTGTAAATCCAACTTATCTGGATCAAGTATTAATTCTAAAAGGTGTGGGATGTATTTCgtaagaaattataaatatagggactaaaatgtaattttgaaaacatacaTCTTCTCTCAGATAAGATAATAAACCCTAAAGAAGTTGACTCAGTTTGAGACAAATCCTCTCCCacctcaaaaataaaataaaaaaaccgaACCTTTTTTACGATGAACAACGTCGAATCCGCACAAAAACCAACGGATGACGACAAAGTCTGCGGGGAGTGCAAGTCGAATCCATGGAAGTACAAATGCCCAGGATGTTCAATTCGATCGTGCGGCCTTCCCTGTGTCAAAGCTCACAAGAAGCGAACAGGTTGTACCGGAAAAAGGAAACTCACCGACTTCGTTCCCCTCTCCAAGTTCGACGACAATCTCCTCCTCTCTGGTAATAATCACATTCAAAGTTTACTATTTTGATTGTTAgtgaaagttttgatttttaaatgcATAGACTACAATATGCTGGAGGAGACGAAGAGAGTGGCGGAGTCTGCTCTGAGAAGGAGACAACAGTTATGTAAAAACAACCCTAACTTTAGGTTTCTTTATGCTAAGAACCCTTACTTTAAGTTACCCTTTGATCTTCGGAGCCTTAAGTCTGCTGCTGATGGCCGCGGAACTAAGCTGTGGCTTCTCCCTGGTGGGATGTTGAAGAGGGATAAGAACCAGACCCGATTCGATAACCggtaaatgattttatattctcTAAGATTTTTGCTTTTGATGGATTCTTAGTCTTTAGTTTTTGAACCAATCTGGTTCTTATGCTTTTAGGAGAAAGTGCATTCATTGGACAGTTGAGTGGCGGTTTCACTCTACAGATGTGGTTCTTGTTGATCATGGGTTAGTATCCTCTTCGTCTTGAAAGTTTCGTATTTGTTTCACTATTAATGCTTTAACAATCCATCACAGTGTTGGTGAAGATACAAGCCTCTGCTCTGTGATAGAGAATCATCTTAAGCCAGGCCCTTGGATTCACAAGCTCAAGCCTTTTTGTGACGTGGATCTTGATTCCCTCAAGCTTTTTATTCGCAAGTACCCCAAGGTTTTTGATATTACCACATATTGCATTGTTGTGTTAAATCTTTTCTTACCACCATTTTAAACTTTTTCTCCCCTTGGTTGCAGGGTGTAAAGGTTCCTTACAAGGAGCTGGACATCAAGGCTTCTTTGAGGCAACAGCTTGCTCAAGTAACTATCTTAGAGTACCCGGTGATCCATGTTTATCTTCCTTCGCACACCTATGACTTTGAAGTTATCAGAGACTTTGACCGTGAGAAAACGACACCGGAGCCTAAGTACTATAGCCAGGCAGAAGGTGCAACCACACGAGAAGAGGaaatagaagaagaaggagacgaCATTGACTCCTTTGAGCCAGAGGTTCTTGATCTTATCAAACAAATAAACTATAACCGCTCAGAGGGCAGCAAGGGTGAGGGTGGGGTTAGCAAAAATGCACATCCTGATGATGACATGGAGCTGGAGTTTGAGCAAGGGTTAATAGACACATACTCTGATCTCTTCCCGGAGTTGAACCCTGGTGATTACTTCAACTTTGAATGTGAGTTTGCAAAGGGGTTTGATTCTGATGATAACTGCAATCTCCAAAGTCTAGCTACTACTACTGATTTGAACACTGATGGACTAGAGGAAGGGGAGATCGTTGAATGAGGGTCATCTTTCTCTTTCCACTGCAACATTGTTGGTCATGCCTGAAGTGAACCTCCCTTGTTGAAGCACGTTGGCTAGTGTTTGTATCATCCAAAGCTTTTACAGAACTAGGTAGCCAATCGATTTGATTGCAGAACTAGTGGTCATAGTTGTTTATGTAGCCTAggtgtttaattatttatcacATTCAATATTATTTAGTTGATGTAAGAGAACGCCTCCCAaacttttttagtttattttcttgtCCTCTTTCTATCTACAGACAAGTCTTGTAGTGTTGAGGACCGTTTGCGTAGTCCAAAGTAACACAGACCAGAAACCAGATACTGTCGCTCTAACCTTGTACTCGATGCAGAGAACAACCAAGATGTATCCTTGTAACAAACAATAAGCAAATACATGAAAGAAAATATCTGCAATTACCTCAATGTTTACTCGGTTCAATACAGCTCAAACCATTACAGGTAGACTCGAGATGCTCGATGTCCATCAAGGCCAGGAAGATTCACTAAAGAGTTGACCTGAGGACATTTGCACGGATGTGAATGAGTTTTATATGGATCACAAATCAGATGGTACTTTAGTCTATCCAAGCGCAGAACAATGATTTATCACCACGTACCTCATAAACCAACCCGTTTGTTGCAAGTAGTACATCGGCTTGGTCCTTCCTTTGGTTTTGCTGCAGCTTCTTCTGGTGCTACTACCTCTTCGACGACAGAGGATGGATGTACAGAGACAGCTATTGGCTCGGTGGTTTTGGTTTCAGCATCAACCAACGCAGCAGTGAAGGTTTCCTTTAGGATGTTGCTGGGTGATCCAGACAGTGCAGATGCAAGCTTAGCACCCTGTTCCTGTTGAAACAACATAGTTTTGTGACACTTGGAACACATGTTCATTGTGGCGTCGCTTCCGAAGAAACCGCTGTTGTTGATGCATAGCTTTGGACCTTCGGGTGGGCTTTGGCATCCTTTATTGTCGTAGTCCATttctgaaagaagaaaaagttcTTGACAATTAAAAACTGAATTCACTAAGATTCAAAACGTCAGAAACAAACAAAGAAGCAAACACTTAAACTAAACATATTGTTCTCAACAAAGATTCTATGACCAAATTTTTTATGGAGCCTTTCCAATGATTCAAGATATCAAACTCGGAGAAGGAACAAAGTAGAAGCAAGTCCAGAACTGATTTTTATAATCACACCAAAACCTAAAGCACACAAACAGTTCCTACTAacacttgattttttttttttaaaaaaacacaagCTATCCACGGTGGATAATCCACCCAGACTGCAATACCCAAGCTAACTTGCAGCTATTTCCAGATCTGATATAAAGCTAATAGAAATGTAACTGAATTATTACTATACGGCAGAGAAGCTAAAGTCAGTTGTATCCAGCACAACCTTTCTTTACACAAATGAAATGTTAAAAATGAGTTCATATCAGCATAAAGCAAAAAAACTTTCATCAAAAATCACTTCAGAGTTTCTAAAACATAGTTAACATCACCTCCATCCAAAACATTACCATCCTTTCTAGAAATGAAGTATTAGAAATAAGCCTTTCATATCAGCATAAAAGCTGAcaaatttcatataatatttcaGAAACTATACACAGCCCATCCACATAGATAAGCTCACTTCCATTCAACACTAGGTAATTAAAACTCACATGCAAATATTACCACGCCAATCAAATCATTAAGCGGTCGAGAATCAAACAGAAACTTGAGCTCTGTTCTTACCATAGAaccataaatataaaaaaactagaaaatcaaatacaaaaaccTGTTTGCTCGAAAAGCCTTGGTCGATCGGTCGGTCCctaatcaaagaaaaaagagagacaaAACCTCAAAACACAAAGGGTGAAATCGAAATCAGAGACCCGAAACATAAATGAAGAGAGACCACTTTACCAGTACGAATCTCTCCGAAGAAGATCGTCTGCTGGAGGATCCAAGGATGCTACGGAGCTCCtcaatataaattttctaactCGCGTTTATATACTTCCCGCAACTCATCCAGCAGTGTACCAGGGGTTACTAAGAGTATCCGAGACTAGGGTGATGACCGATCCCTTTCCTTTGCAATCGATAGGTAAAATCTCGTGAGAAATTGAATCTCAATATACTGCACTTAAGAGAAGTTGTACAGATTAGAATTATCACCTTTAATTTGGAACCTCGTTTCCATTTAGCTAGTTCTTTAAGACAATTTGTTTTTTACGTTCCATGCAGaagaatttttattatttttttgctaaaatgatGTATGCACAACATATTCCCGAATGCATGTTCCAACCAAGTCAAAGATCTTCATAGGTTTTAATGCAATCTCAAAATTTCTAGCATACCAAAAATATATGAGAAAGTACGTTTAAAAGCTGCTCTTGAGGGTAAATGGTTTGTCTATAAGTCTATAACCATTCCTGAAATTTTGGGTCATATAACCATTtattaagaattttaataaataaaaaaaattatgaatttgaatacttatgtttatataatttttttcaaacaaTTAGATACCAGAAACAAATGTTTTATTCGACTTTGCCCATGATCAGTCTAAGCTAAATTCAATAGTCGTCATTCACCAAACAATTGCACATATATATGAATCTTCTCCAATAAAAACCTAACTCTTGAGGACTCTGTTAACCACCGTCTACAAGTTTATCATCTTCGCCgtcaaaaagtaaaaacaaaaaaaatcctaaTCTGCCAATAAAGTAGATTCAGCCGATCTTTTTACTTGCGACacaagataatataatatagctAACTATTCAGAACCTACCTTGCCTCGCAAACAAAGACAGAAAGCCAACCTACCTTGCTTGTAAGCCATTCTATAAATTGCTGTGTTTGGCGGCGTTGGGGAAAATAGTGTAATTGAGATTTGACTGATTTTTCCTAAGTAAGATAACATGTTTAATTAAGATGATATGGCAATTTGATTGGTTGTGATAAATTTTAGTTGATGTGGCACCTTTTTTAGAAGCTAAGAAATTAGTGCCCTTTATAAATTGGAGATAAATATATGGAAAAGttctattttattgtttttgttaaacCCTAAAGCTGATGGAAGCCAATATCATGAGATCGTTGATGGGTTGTACCTCCTTCAGGCAGTCGGTTCTCATCCAAAAAGGAGCCATCATCCCCCGCCATCTCTGCTTAAGGACAGCTGTGTCCGCCCGTGCAGTACTGCGCCCGTGGCTCCTCTTGTAAGAACTTTTAACACTGTTCTTTTTAATTAGCACAAATTTCATTTATCCTAATAAGAtttccttttcttctcttttatgTTCAGCTGATGCAGCTATGGTAATTGATAAAGGGAAGATTGCAGTAGACATCATGCATGAGATCAGAACGGAAGTCTCAAGAATGAAGGAATTATAGAACTCAagaactcaagaacacaagtaTAAGAAACAAGGTTTCTTATTCACCACTTTCAATAGCTTAGAAAATCACTCAAAACTAAGCTCTCAAACAATCACACAATCCGTGATTATTCCTTACAACTTACAATGCTTTATATAGGCTAAGACAACTTCCTAAACCTACTAAAGATAACACTTACAATATTTCCTAATCCCATTACATGATAGACTTTCATAACAACATTAGGATTAGGATAGCTTATATCTTAAGCTAATCTTTCAAGCTTATCAACATTCTCCCTCTTAAGCTTGACATATTCTTCACATACCACTTGCACTCCAATCAACTCTCTTAACTCCTTGAACCGAACTCGACTAAGAGACTTAGTGAGAATGTCGGCTCTCTGCTCATTGCCTGAAACATACTCTACTTCTATTTGCTCGTTTTCAATGCACTCTCTAATAAAATGAAACCTTCGGTGGATGTGCTTACTTCGACCATGGAACACCGGATTTTTAGATAAGGCAATTGCGGATTTGTTGTCTACTCGTAACACAACCTTCGTGCATTCATCTCCCATAACCTCACTTAAGAGTTCTTGGAGCCAGATAGCCTGTTTAGCAGCTTCAGTAGCAGCCATAAACTCTGCTTCACAAGAACTCAACGCCACAATCTCTTGCTTCTGAGAACACCACGTTATAGGGCTGTTTCCGAAATAAAAAATGTGCCCTGTTGTGCTCTTGCCATCATCAACATCCACGTTATGAGAACTATCACTAAAACCAATCAGTTTCTGTTCTTCTTGTTTCGCAAAACATAGACCAAGAGAAGTAGACCCTTTCAAGTATCTTAGTACGACTTTAAGTGCGGCTCCATGAGACTCCTTAGGCTCTTTCATGTATCTGCTCAACACTCCCACTGCATATGATAGATCTGGCCTCGTGTGTAGCAGATATCTGAGACAGCCGATGGTTCTTCTATACTCTGTTTCATCAATAGTTTTCTCCTCTGGTGACTTTCCAAGCTTCGTGTTTACTTCCATCGGTATGAGAGTAGAGTTGCAGTTCTGCATTCCAACTTCTTCGAGTATCTTCCTAGCATAGCCATCTTGAGACAGCACGATACCTTTGTTTGTTTGACAAACCTCAATGCCTAGATAGTACGTTAGTCTTCCAAGATCGCTCATCTCGAACTTTAGTGCCATCTCATTCTTAAACACCTTGATCAATCGCATTGACGAACCTGTAACTAGTAAGTCATCGACATAGACACATACAAGTAGAAGATCATTCTTCTCTTGTTTTCGGTAAAGTGATGGCTCCTTGTAGCAACGAGTGAAACCAAGATCGTGAAGGATTCGGTTCAGCTTGACATTCCATGCTCTCGGAGCTTGTTTAAGACCATACAACGCTTTATGCAATTTGTAAACCATATGCTCTTTTCCTTTGACTTCAAAACCTTCAGGCTGTGAAACGTACACTTCTTCTCTCAGTTCTCCATGTAAGAAAGCAGTCTTTACATCGAGATGATGAATCTCCCATTCTCTTGATGCAGCAATAGCAATAATCAAACGAATTGTCTCGATACGAGCTACCGGTGCGAAGACTTCATCATAGTCAATACCGTGTCTTTGAACATATCCTTTAGCTACTAGACGTGCTTTGAACTTGCTTATGCTTCCATCGGCATTCCTCTTAACCTTGAACACCCACTTGAGTCCAATGGCTTTAAATCCTTTCGGCAAATCAACTAGCTCCCATGTTCTGTTCTTCTCGATTGACTTTAGCTCCTCTACGCATGCATCTATCCATACTTTGTGTCTCTTTGCTTCGCTATAGTCCCATGGTTCATTGTTAATAACCATGAGCAGTCTCTCACTCTCCACTTCCGCTATCAAGACATAATCCTCCAAATAAGTGGGCTTTGTGCTTACTCGGGTTGATCTTCTCACGTTACCTTGCTCTGTTTCTGAAACAGAGTCGTCTTCTTCGTCCAGAACAGAGTTGTCTTCTTCGTCATCCAAAGCTTCCACTTCGACTACTTCATTCTCTCTTTCATCTCGTGTTTGATCGTAAATACCCTTTACTGGTATTAAGTCAAACGAACTCTGTTCTGGTCTTGCGTTATCTTTATCGTTCCAGTTCCATCGTTTTTCCTCGTCGAATTGCACATCACGACTCACAACTATTTTCTTGGTTAAAGGATCCAATAACCGGTACGCTTTAGAACCAGGTTCGGTTCCTAAGTGTACAAGGATCCTTGAACGGTCATCAAGCTTCTTTCTTCCAGCCACCTCTGTTCTTGCATAACAGACACAACCAAATACCTT from Raphanus sativus cultivar WK10039 chromosome 8, ASM80110v3, whole genome shotgun sequence includes:
- the LOC130499196 gene encoding uncharacterized protein LOC130499196, producing the protein MNNVESAQKPTDDDKVCGECKSNPWKYKCPGCSIRSCGLPCVKAHKKRTGCTGKRKLTDFVPLSKFDDNLLLSDYNMLEETKRVAESALRRRQQLCKNNPNFRFLYAKNPYFKLPFDLRSLKSAADGRGTKLWLLPGGMLKRDKNQTRFDNRRKCIHWTVEWRFHSTDVVLVDHGVGEDTSLCSVIENHLKPGPWIHKLKPFCDVDLDSLKLFIRKYPKGVKVPYKELDIKASLRQQLAQVTILEYPVIHVYLPSHTYDFEVIRDFDREKTTPEPKYYSQAEGATTREEEIEEEGDDIDSFEPEVLDLIKQINYNRSEGSKGEGGVSKNAHPDDDMELEFEQGLIDTYSDLFPELNPGDYFNFECEFAKGFDSDDNCNLQSLATTTDLNTDGLEEGEIVE
- the LOC108818878 gene encoding zinc finger A20 and AN1 domain-containing stress-associated protein 2-like: MDYDNKGCQSPPEGPKLCINNSGFFGSDATMNMCSKCHKTMLFQQEQGAKLASALSGSPSNILKETFTAALVDAETKTTEPIAVSVHPSSVVEEVVAPEEAAAKPKEGPSRCTTCNKRVGL